In Aquimarina spinulae, a single window of DNA contains:
- a CDS encoding beta-ketoacyl synthase N-terminal-like domain-containing protein yields the protein MLTTNKVGITGMGTVSSIGNDVSTFCNSLRSGKSGVKKTPIIEEPKVSVDVAAKIEGFSFSDFVNRFQNVSEEKCQHAKRLGRRAPFGIQTSIVSALEAWFSARLHDNKPLPERVGLIVAGQNSTQNYQYDLISKFRKNPEYLSPRYALEFLETNQVGILSELFDIKGEGFTVGGASATGNVGIIKGYQLVHAGLVDACLVTGVVADLSPMDIQGFINIGAMGGKKYLDQPEKACRPFDSKHEGFIYGQASACVILESEISAEKRGVPFLAEIKGYGLNLDSNSAANPNVDGEAKAMLSALNQAGLSVSDVDYINTHGSSSPLGDKTEAEAISKVFKDHTSGLWLNSTKGLTGHCLYSAGMVETIATVEQMRQGFLHPNKNLETPVCNNLQFCGVEAMDYQPNVAMSNSFGFGGINTSIVLKRGKN from the coding sequence ATGTTGACAACAAATAAAGTTGGAATTACTGGTATGGGAACAGTTTCTTCGATAGGTAATGATGTTTCTACATTTTGTAACTCCTTAAGGAGTGGAAAATCAGGTGTTAAAAAAACACCTATTATAGAAGAACCAAAAGTATCTGTTGATGTTGCTGCTAAGATAGAAGGCTTTTCCTTCTCTGATTTTGTAAATCGTTTTCAAAATGTATCAGAAGAGAAATGCCAACATGCCAAGCGGTTAGGTAGAAGAGCCCCTTTTGGTATCCAAACGTCTATTGTTTCTGCCTTAGAAGCGTGGTTTAGTGCCAGACTACATGATAATAAGCCTTTACCAGAACGAGTAGGGCTGATTGTTGCAGGACAAAACAGTACTCAGAATTATCAATATGACCTAATTTCAAAATTTAGAAAAAATCCAGAATATCTTTCTCCTCGATATGCTCTAGAATTTTTAGAGACCAATCAAGTTGGGATCTTGAGTGAGTTATTTGATATTAAAGGAGAAGGATTTACTGTGGGAGGAGCATCTGCTACCGGAAATGTAGGTATTATAAAAGGATATCAACTTGTTCATGCAGGTTTGGTTGATGCGTGTTTAGTGACCGGTGTTGTTGCCGACCTTTCGCCTATGGATATTCAAGGTTTTATTAACATTGGAGCTATGGGAGGTAAGAAATATCTGGATCAACCAGAAAAAGCTTGCCGTCCTTTTGATTCGAAACATGAAGGTTTTATTTACGGACAAGCCAGTGCCTGTGTAATTCTAGAATCTGAAATAAGTGCTGAAAAAAGAGGTGTCCCATTTCTGGCCGAAATCAAAGGTTATGGATTAAACCTTGATAGCAATAGTGCTGCCAATCCAAATGTAGATGGTGAAGCAAAGGCGATGCTTTCGGCATTAAATCAAGCCGGGTTATCAGTTTCAGATGTTGATTATATAAATACTCATGGAAGCTCTTCTCCCCTGGGAGATAAAACCGAAGCAGAAGCTATTAGCAAAGTTTTTAAAGATCATACTTCTGGTTTGTGGTTAAATTCTACTAAAGGGTTAACAGGGCACTGTTTGTATTCGGCAGGTATGGTAGAGACCATTGCAACAGTAGAACAAATGCGACAAGGGTTTTTGCATCCGAATAAAAATCTGGAAACCCCAGTTTGTAACAATTTACAGTTTTGTGGTGTCGAAGCTATGGATTATCAGCCCAATGTGGCAATGAGTAATTCTTTTGGCTTTGGCGGAATAAATACTTCGATCGTATTAAAAAGAGGAAAAAATTAA
- the fabD gene encoding ACP S-malonyltransferase: MKKTYIFPGQGSQRKGMGEQLFDEFPALIKKADKILGYSIKELCLEDANDQLNQTQYTQPALYVVNALSYQKKIKDGEKQPDFLAGHSLGEYNALQAAGVFSFESGLKLVKKRGELMSQAKNGGMAAILNSSEEKIQEILKDANLTTIDIANLNASSQIVISGLKEDIEKAHPFFEKADIMFIPLNTSGAFHSRYMKEAAAEFEKFIKKTRFYKPKIEVIANVTGKPYAHGNVGKHLIDQLSNSVRWSESMTYLLHQGEMEFEELGVGDVLTKLIGYIKRDFAKTAKEQISKKTEVGQKKHSKTISSGSKKTTKPVKKNKSVTKVAKQKKISDPTKLVEQWNEVYPVGTPVLSGFYENELETRSEAVILFGHRAAVYIKGYNGYFDLREVKPVQSS, from the coding sequence ATGAAGAAAACATATATATTTCCCGGTCAAGGTTCGCAGAGAAAAGGAATGGGAGAGCAACTTTTTGATGAGTTTCCTGCGTTGATAAAGAAAGCAGATAAAATATTGGGATATTCTATTAAAGAACTTTGTTTAGAAGATGCTAATGATCAGTTAAATCAAACACAATATACTCAGCCGGCATTATATGTTGTAAACGCTTTGTCTTATCAGAAGAAAATTAAGGATGGAGAAAAACAACCAGATTTTTTAGCAGGCCATAGTCTTGGTGAGTATAATGCATTGCAAGCAGCAGGTGTGTTTAGTTTTGAAAGCGGCCTTAAACTGGTTAAAAAGAGAGGCGAACTCATGAGCCAGGCCAAAAATGGAGGAATGGCTGCTATTTTAAATTCTTCAGAAGAAAAAATTCAGGAAATACTAAAGGATGCAAATCTAACTACTATTGATATTGCAAACTTAAATGCTTCTTCTCAAATTGTCATTTCTGGTCTAAAAGAAGATATTGAAAAGGCGCATCCATTTTTTGAAAAAGCAGATATCATGTTCATACCTTTAAATACTAGCGGAGCATTTCACTCCCGCTATATGAAAGAAGCAGCTGCCGAATTCGAAAAATTTATAAAGAAAACAAGATTCTATAAGCCAAAAATTGAAGTAATTGCTAATGTTACCGGAAAACCTTATGCACATGGTAATGTAGGTAAACACTTAATAGATCAGTTATCCAACAGTGTAAGATGGTCCGAAAGCATGACATATTTGTTGCATCAGGGAGAGATGGAGTTTGAAGAACTGGGAGTAGGCGATGTACTGACCAAATTGATTGGATATATCAAAAGAGATTTTGCAAAAACTGCTAAGGAACAAATCAGTAAAAAGACAGAAGTTGGTCAAAAAAAGCACTCTAAAACAATATCCAGCGGTTCAAAGAAAACGACCAAACCAGTTAAAAAAAACAAATCGGTAACAAAAGTAGCAAAACAAAAGAAAATATCAGATCCTACTAAGCTTGTAGAGCAATGGAACGAAGTTTATCCGGTAGGAACACCAGTACTCTCAGGCTTTTATGAAAATGAACTGGAAACCAGGTCAGAAGCAGTAATATTGTTTGGTCACCGAGCGGCGGTATACATCAAAGGATATAATGGATATTTTGATCTAAGAGAGGTAAAACCTGTTCAAAGCAGTTAA
- a CDS encoding phosphoglyceromutase: MKNKLIFIFLDGVGLGKNVKSNPFTKAFMPTLFNLVGEKLTNTTNVVKQNFLMRGIDACLGIEGIPQSATGQTSLFTGYNAQAFLGHHLMAYPNDQLIAMINKRSIFKYAKENYIKSIFANSYTDGFFKSFDKDSSNYSVTTRCVLAAKNNFNTMNDLVEGRAVHWDITNLTLQDMPNNKIPLITPFIAGENLKNLTNDYDLILYECFLPDLIGHRKDMNKSIMFLEMFDEFLRGVIHGKPENIHVLITSDHGNIEDLSFGGHSKNEVPFIFMGKETHHFLKVKAIDELFDTIFSKLFDTASITKFEKI, translated from the coding sequence ATGAAAAATAAATTAATATTTATTTTTTTAGATGGAGTTGGCTTAGGGAAAAATGTAAAATCCAATCCATTTACCAAAGCTTTTATGCCTACACTGTTTAACTTGGTTGGAGAGAAATTAACCAATACCACAAATGTTGTTAAACAAAATTTCCTGATGAGAGGAATTGATGCTTGCCTGGGAATTGAAGGAATACCTCAAAGCGCGACGGGACAAACATCTTTATTTACCGGGTATAACGCTCAGGCATTTTTAGGACATCATTTGATGGCATATCCAAATGATCAATTGATTGCAATGATCAATAAAAGATCAATTTTTAAATACGCCAAAGAGAATTATATCAAAAGCATTTTTGCTAATTCCTATACCGATGGATTTTTCAAATCTTTTGATAAGGATTCTTCAAATTATAGTGTAACTACACGTTGCGTATTAGCTGCCAAAAATAATTTTAATACTATGAATGACCTTGTTGAAGGCAGAGCTGTACATTGGGATATTACCAACCTTACTTTACAAGATATGCCCAACAATAAGATCCCTTTGATAACTCCATTTATAGCCGGAGAAAATTTAAAGAACTTAACAAATGACTATGATTTGATTTTATATGAATGTTTTTTACCGGATTTAATAGGACATAGAAAGGATATGAATAAATCCATCATGTTTTTGGAGATGTTTGATGAATTTCTTCGTGGAGTAATTCATGGTAAACCAGAAAATATTCATGTTTTAATTACCAGTGATCATGGAAATATTGAAGATCTTTCCTTTGGCGGGCATAGTAAAAATGAGGTTCCTTTTATTTTTATGGGAAAAGAAACACATCATTTTTTAAAAGTGAAAGCTATTGATGAACTATTTGACACCATATTTTCAAAATTATTTGATACGGCCTCGATTACTAAGTTTGAAAAGATTTGA
- a CDS encoding 4'-phosphopantetheinyl transferase family protein yields the protein MHSIDIFFTSFKEPLEHSLFSDYLSLLPPDLRKKNSQYLRWQDRHAHLFGRLLLIKALKNCDIENNIWDLIAYSAHKRPYLTMNEYDFNISHSGDYVICAIGKNIRLGIDIEEHRKRNLKDFRNLMTADQWDEINNASCPLNAFYKYWTIKESVIKADGRGFYIPLNELEVKNNTVHFDDKLWFVNDFVFTKGYSVALATNQSSTFNMHDVNFYKSHLV from the coding sequence ATGCATTCTATAGATATTTTTTTTACATCTTTTAAAGAACCACTGGAGCATAGTCTTTTTTCGGATTATCTATCCTTGCTACCACCAGATTTAAGGAAAAAAAACTCACAATACCTTCGTTGGCAAGATAGACACGCACATTTGTTTGGTCGATTGCTATTGATTAAAGCATTAAAGAATTGTGATATAGAAAACAACATTTGGGACCTTATTGCTTATAGTGCACACAAACGACCATATTTAACCATGAATGAATATGATTTTAATATATCCCATTCTGGAGATTATGTGATTTGTGCAATAGGAAAAAATATCAGGCTTGGTATTGATATTGAAGAACACCGAAAGAGAAACCTAAAAGATTTTAGGAATTTAATGACTGCAGATCAATGGGATGAGATTAACAATGCAAGTTGCCCGTTAAATGCGTTTTATAAATATTGGACCATTAAAGAAAGTGTGATTAAGGCAGATGGTCGAGGGTTTTATATCCCTCTTAATGAACTTGAAGTAAAGAACAACACTGTTCATTTTGACGATAAATTGTGGTTTGTTAACGATTTTGTATTTACTAAAGGATATAGTGTAGCATTA